The following nucleotide sequence is from Diospyros lotus cultivar Yz01 chromosome 3, ASM1463336v1, whole genome shotgun sequence.
TAATTTCCAATAATCTAATACTCGATCTTATTGCACATGATCAATAATTATGTTGAGAAAAATAACGATGAGATATTGTCAAGGCTAAAAATTGGAGATAGTACTGTATTCAGTGGAATTGGATGCCGGCGTatataaagaagaagatgaagaagtgggaggaagaagaggaggaggaagtaCTGGTGGGTGTAGTGGCGGCGGAGGCGATGGCGACAGACCCGGTGGCAGTGCAGCCACTGAAACAACGCCGGAAGAAAGCAATGCTACAtgagaagaaggaaaaacatTACTTTCCCTACACTTGAAATGCAGAATCTCAGCCCTTACTGCGTTGAGTTCAGCTTGCAAGGATTGAACGTGCTGTTGCAAAGCCAAAATGGTTCCCATGCACCCATAAATTGGATCTCTAAGCCTCACATTAGCTTCATAAACAAGGCTATTTGCAGCATCTGCTCTTTGGCTCTCTGGAACCTCCTGTTTTATCCACAAAGAAAGACATAATCAGcaacaccaagaagagtaattaATGGTGAGGAAggaattagggtttttaatttagttaccaTCAACATCTTGGAAACATTACTTGCACCAAAGACTTTGTGAACAGAAGCAAACTTGTGGGGTTCATGAGGGGAGAAGTATGGAGAAAAGGGGCATTCTTGGGCACACCGTCGCCGCAAGAGCTTGCAGGCGGCGCAAGGGGTGATGGTGTTTAGGGTTCCAGAGGGAGGCGGCGGCATATTATGTCTTCTAATTGCCATCTGAAAGGAGGCATCGAGTTCTCCGTTGATCTTCTTCCCTACCTCATTAAATCTCATCAGCTCCCTGTAATacccaaaagaaaaaattaaaatactaagACTTAACAGTTTGATGGATTACTAGTACTCTTCAAAGAATGATTAATTAGGGTTCTTGACATATAGCATATGTAGAGAGAGTAAAAGTCAGATTTTGTGATTCACCTTTCTCTGGACATTCAGGCATGCTATGATCTGTATTTGCAGCACagagagatagatagagagagagagagagagagagggattaATAAGCAGTGCTTAAAAGGCAAGGTATTGATCGACAGAAAGGTGGTCCAATGTGATGATAGAAAGAGACAAAAGAGAAATGAGTGGAGATGGAATGAAAGGGggatctctcttttcttcttctgtgTGTCTTCTTAATTTGTTGCTTAATTTGATGTTGCATGTGGACCTCTTGTACGAGAGGATTTTATTACAGGAATTACGGTCCACGGGCACGTCAGTACTATGAGAATGTGATGAAAGCCAGGATGCAATTATTTGACTTCCTTGTCATCAATAAATTTGTCAGTGATACCTACACTCGATGGCCGAAGTGTGTTTTTTCGTCCATGAGCCTCAATTCTAATGCGCCTGTTAATGCTTCGCCCAAACCATGCTCTAACAAAAATTAGCTAGCTTGCTCACTTAGGCTAAGGAGTCTGCGGCTGTTGGACCTATGTACGGGGCTACAGCTCCATCATTGTGAGAAGAAGGACCAGAAATGTGTGAAGAAAATTAATagaaacttataaaaaaaaaaaaaaaaaagatactaATAAGTAAATTGATAAGAGTTAGTGTCAGTTTCACTCAGATTTTTAGACTGTTAAGAGTCATTTTTACATATATCCTTTAGGATtagttttggtattttttatcatatggttttgtttatttttgaaaataaccctctttttttttcaagtgaAAATAACCCtcgttttgttttgtttatccTTGTGATTTTTACTTTTGCTATTTGAGACTCTTTTCCTATATTTCTATTGTTTgtggtttaaatgtaaaatcAAATGGGTTGTTTGATTAAAGTAAATACATattatatgaatttaaaatatcaaaagtaaACTACTATTGCTGtctcaaaaaattcaaatcacaAAGAGTATAAGTGAAATTTACCTTGAAAGTTTTAAAGATTTTACAACAAATATAATAAGGTTTAATACATACGGTGATCACATAAGATgtcatatcatataaaaaaagttACATCAACAAGATATGTCagattaatattaatatataaatatgatatttggtccctcaataattaaaaaaaaattgacatttggttcgtgatatgaaaaaaagaccaaatttaataaaaaaaaagacttaaatttcataaaaaaaaccccaaaatattcaaaaaaaatgatctaaatttcataaaaaaaacctaaattttttataaaatacctaaaaataatcaaaaagcataaattttataaaaagatctacaaatttcataaaaagagctaaaaattaaaaaaaagacctaaatttctttaaaatacctaaatttttaataaaaaaacctaaaaataataaaaaatagctaaattttataaaaagacctaaaaaattcataaaagaactaaaaatattcaaaaaaaaaagatctacaaattttattaaaagacctaaaaataataaaaaaaacctaaatttcattttatatttcataaaaggcctaaatttcatttcattttgattattttagttcttttatgaattttagatctttttttgaatattttttgctctttctttatgaaatttgtagtttcttttttataaaatttaagtcttttttaattatttttaggtatttttatgaaaaaaattagattcttttatgaaatttaagtcattttttgaatatttttaggctTTGTatgaaatttagatattttttaattaaattttatcttt
It contains:
- the LOC127796482 gene encoding LOB domain-containing protein 15, which gives rise to MSRERELMRFNEVGKKINGELDASFQMAIRRHNMPPPPSGTLNTITPCAACKLLRRRCAQECPFSPYFSPHEPHKFASVHKVFGASNVSKMLMEVPESQRADAANSLVYEANVRLRDPIYGCMGTILALQQHVQSLQAELNAVRAEILHFKCRESNVFPSSHVALLSSGVVSVAALPPGLSPSPPPPLHPPVLPPPLLPPTSSSSSLYTPASNSTEYSTISNF